The following are from one region of the Veillonella nakazawae genome:
- a CDS encoding tetracycline resistance determinant leader peptide, with translation MILKYPENICMLCIPMVMHKNPSDKSIYHWDFYALLGF, from the coding sequence GTGATTCTAAAGTATCCAGAGAATATCTGTATGCTTTGTATACCTATGGTTATGCATAAAAATCCCAGTGATAAAAGTATTTATCACTGGGATTTTTATGCCCTTTTGGGTTTTTGA